A genomic window from Chrysoperla carnea chromosome 3, inChrCarn1.1, whole genome shotgun sequence includes:
- the LOC123295282 gene encoding out at first protein-like, with protein MKSILFLSTILYFCTISTNGQLIINVKNQGGDVIQESIEANVTENTVLLEFQTSDGTLINQLIDFANSVQIIRALVLGEEERGQSQYQVMCFITHFEKNEFISSDAMSKLRQKNPGTIRVPEDDRGGKNYSMDYFVNIATASAISRHISSFCAEAVNASYTRKQDLLMWARKPGTSELTLMSAVRPFPDDFGALSDNTLSVSSVQSCKNTFPILKVPCQCHFDICIGWYPCGLKYCKGKGNDAKNPASTYRCGIKTCRRKFLFSYYVPQKQLCLWDE; from the exons atgaaaagtatattatttttatcaacgattttatacttttgtacAATATCCACAAATGGACAACTGATAATCAATGTAAAAAACCAG GGAGGTGATGTTATTCAAGAAAGTATTGAAGCCAATGTTACAGAAAATACTGTACTTTTGGAATTTCAAACATCGGATGGGACtttaatcaatcaattaattgattttgcaaat AGTGTACAAATTATAAGAGCCTTGGTATTGGGCGAAGAAGAACGTGGTCAGAGTCAATACCAAGTTATGTGttttataacacattttgaaaaaaatgaatttatttcttcAGATGCTATGTCAAAATTACGACAAAAAAATCCCGGGACAATTCGTGTTCCCGAAGATGATCGCGGTGGAAAAAATTACAGTAtggattattttgtaaatattgctACAGCATCTGCAATCTCCCGACATATCAGTAGTTTTTGTGCCGAAGCAGTCAATGCTTCTTATACACGAAAACAAGATTTACTTATGTGGGCTAGAAAGCCAG gaaCTTCAGAGTTGACTTTAATGTCAGCTGTACGACCATTTCCTGATGACTTTGGAGCACTTAGCGATAATACCTTATCGGTCTCCTCCGTACAATCTTGTAAAAATACATTCCCTATTCTAAAAGTGCCTTGCCAATGTCATTTTGATATTTGTATTGGATGGTATCCATGTGGCTTGAAATATTGTAAAGGAAAAGGAAATGATGCAAAAAATCCAGCATCTACATATAGATGTGGTATTAAAACTTgccgaagaaaatttttattttcttattatgtTCCTCAAAAACAATTATGTTTATGGGATGAATAG